CAGAACCAATGAGCCTCGGCGCGGCAACGTGAGTGGGCGCACTTTTGCCAGGTAGCTCTGAAAGTCCCGTCGTCCTAGTCACGACCCGCGTGCCAGTACCGGAGCGCGCAGCAGCTCAGAGAGAGAGATGGGTTACCGGCCGCGCCCCGCCTGCTCAGCCGACACTTTTGATGGACTCATTTGGCCTCCTCACCGTGCGAGAGATTGGTGCCGGCGCTGTCGTCGAGTGCCCGTTGGCGGTCGCAGATTGACCGTTGGTCAGGCGGTAGCGGATCAGTCGAGAGCTGTTGGTGACCACCGCGACCGAGGACGCGTTGTGCAGGATCGCGGCCAGCACCGGCGAGAGCACACCTCCAGCACCCATCAACAGGCCAACAGAGTTGACGGCGATAGACATGCCGTAGTTCTGCCGGATCACCGCGACGGCCCGCGCACCCAGATCGGGTACGTCAAGCAGGCGGTGCAGGTTGTCGTTGGCCAGTGCGACATCGGCGGTTTCCACTGCGACGTCGGTGCCGGCCAGGCCCATGGCGATCCCGATGTCGGCGGTTGCCAGCGCCGGAGCGTCATTGATGCCGTCACCGATCATGGCGACGACGTAGCCTTCGTCTTGGAGTTGGCGCACCGCCTGAAGCTTGTCTTCGGGTAGCACCTCGGCGCGCCATTCGTCGATACCGAGTTCGCCGGCGACGACCTCAGCGGTCTCGGGATGATCACCGGTGAGCATCACGATGCGCTGGATGCCGTTGCTGCGCAACTTGTTCAGCACGTCGGCCGCCTCGGGACGAATATCGTCGCGCAGGCTGATCAGCCCGACCAGCGTGCCATCCACGGCCAGCAGCAGCGGGGTCTCGGCTTGACGGCGCAGTTTGCTCACCCACTCGGCTGCCTTCTTGGAGACCCGGACTTTTTCGGCGCGTAGCAGCGAGGGGCTGCCCAGCAGCAGAACCCGGCCATCAGCCCAGGTGCGCATGCCCAGGCCGACCAACACTTCGCACTGCTCATGGGGCGGGATAGCGATGTGGCGTTCGTTAGTTGAGCGGATCACCGCTTCGGCCAGCGGATGGCGAGAGTGGATCTCTGAGCTGGCCGCGTAGGCCAGGACCTCTTCAGGTTGCCAGTCCTTCTGGAAGGCAACAACATTCGTCACGACAGGGCGCCCAATGGTGAGCGTTCCGGTCTTGTCGAACACGATGGCGTTCACCCGGCCGGCTTGTTCGAGGTGAGATCCGCCCTTGATCAGGATGCCGCGGCGCGCGCCGTTGCCGATCGCGGCGCTGATCGCGGTCGGGGTCGACAACCCCACCGCGCACGGGCACGCGATCAACAGCATGGTCATCGCGCGCCGAATGTCCCCGGTGAAAGCCAACGTGGCCGCGGACACGATGAACGAGATCGGAACAAACCGGCGGGAGAAGTTCTCACCGACCGTTTGAATCGGTGCCCGATCGTGCTGGGCCTCTTCGACGCGGGAAATGATGCGCCCGATCGTGGTTTCGTTGCCGACAGCGGCGGCGCGCACCACTAGGCGTCCGCGTACCACCACCGATCCGGCGTGCACGCGGGAGCCGACGACCATGCTCACGGGCAGCGTCTCCCCGGTGATCGCGGACTGGTCGACCACCGCTTCCCCGTCGAGCACCTCGCCGTCCACCGGGATCGCCACGTGATCGTGGACCACAATCTCGTCACCGATTTGCAGGGTGTCGATGGGCACCTGGACTTCGCTGCCATCATTAGCCCTGATCCAGGCGGTGTCCGCGGTGCCGCGTAGCAGGTCGGCGATGGCCCGGCGCGTCCGCCGCAGCGTCAGGTCCTGCAGGTACTCGCCGATGTTGAGCAGCCATAACACGGTGAGCGCGACCACGTTCTCCCGCAACACCATGCTGGCCACCGTGGCCACCGTCACCAGCGTGTCGGTGCCCACGCGACCAGAACGCAGCGCCCCGCGGAAGAACGGATAGCCCATGAACACCGTCGCACCGGTGGCCACCAGCTGAGCTTTGGGGCCCAGAAGGGGCGGGCGTCGGAAACCGTAGCGGCGCACACCCAGCAACACCAGTGCGGCCCCGCCGATCGCGAGCCGCAGCACCTCGGTGTTGCGCACATCGGCCGAGCGCGGCGTACGTGCCGGAATCAACTCAGCCGCGACGTGTTTAGCCGCCGAGATGGCCGCCACGATCGCCAAGCGATCACAACGCTTGGGGGAATACCACACCACGACCGATCCGGTGTGGGGATAGGCATGCACCGCGCGCACCCCGGTCTGCATATCCACCGTTTCTTCGACCGCCACCGCACGGCGGGAATCCGAACGAACCCACGGCACATGCACGCGCATCCGCCCCGCCGCGTCGGAAAGAATTCTTACGGTGGTGTCATCGACAACAGCCATCGTTGAGCGATCAGTGGTCGTGGTCGTCGTCTGCGGCGGCAGCCGGCGGGGAAGCCTCTTCACCGATGCGTTCACGCGCCTCGGCGACCACATCGGCCACCTTCAGCCGCGCCGATTCCGCTGCCACTTCAGCGCGCCGCGTTCCTCGCAGACCCAATTCCGCGGCCGCGACCGTCGCCCGACGCACCGGCGCCGCGCCGGCCGCCTTCCGCAACAACTCATAGGCGCTCACGCCCACCAATCCCGTGACCACCGTGGCGGCTGCCTTTGCCGCTAGCGCGTGCGGAAACATCGATTTCCTCCTCGTGTTTGGGTCCAGTTGAGCACAGCTTTATCGCTGCCACGCCCGAGTATAACATAGATACATCGCAATATGACTATGAATTTCTTTCGGATTGGACGACGACCGCGTTGGGCGTGGGTGGATCGAATCGCAGTTGCTCGCGCTTTTGGCGCCCGCTATTGAGGTGTCTAGCCGCTTGAGGATTGACTTTCGACAATTTGTTGTCGATGTGAAATGGTTGGCTTGTGGCGAATCCTCAAGCGGCTAGCGGTGTTTCGATGGCCAGGTCATTGAAGAGGGTTTGCATGTCGATCCGGATCTGTTCGTAGTCACGGTCCACGCGTGTCCAGTGCGCGGGTTTGCGTCCCATCCTGGGGCTACGCACTCCGGCGAGGATCGGGGTTATGACCTGGTCACGCAAGGTGAGCAGGGCCGCGATCGTGCGCGCAGCCAGCGGCGGGACGAGGTAGCGACGTGCGCGGCTGGGCTTGTCAACGAGCTGTTTGCCGCGCAATTTGCGCAGGTCGTAGGCCGCCTGACGGACGCTGTAGTCGGAGTGGTCGTGGCCGGTGAGGGCGTGCACCTTGGCGGTGAACTCGGAGACGGTAAAGCCGTTGGGGGCCGGGGCCAACGCGAGGGCGGCACGCAGCGCGTCATGCATGCGGGGTTTGTTGAGGTCGACACGGCCGACGCGGGTGGCGCCCAACTGGGTGCCGGTCGGCAGCTCATCGAGCACGCCGTCGCGGAGGAATCCGGTGTCCACACAGTCCAGCGCGGTGGCGAACCGGTCGGCGATGCCGGCGAGGCGGGTCACGATCTCGGGGAAGTGCTCGATCATGCGCCCGCAGCGCAGCTCGGCGGTGTTGTGCACGATCGCCTCGGACCGAAGCACGCGTTCGCCTTTGGTGTAGGCCTTGCCGGTCAGGCGCCCGAAGTGCAGCTTGAACACGGTCAGGTCATACGTAGGTGTCTCGATCGCGGCCTCGATCACCGAGGAGCGTTTGCGGGTGCGCCGCGGACGCTGCGCGGTGCCGAAGATGGTGCGGATCTTGGGCACGTCCAACCGCGAGCGGGTGCGATCCACCACGGTGTCGAACACCCGTTGCATCGTTGGGCCGTCGGCGAAGATCAGGTTGCGGCTGTACTCAAGCTGATAGACGGCCAACCCGTAGCCGAATCCGCTTCGCTGTTGCTCGTCAAGATCCAGCCCGAAGCACAGGCAGGCCGAATAAATCCACCGGTGACAGACCTGGCCCAGCCGCCCTACAGCCGCATCGCGCGACAAGGCATCTGCGATCCGGGCCAGGCCCGCCGGGTCGGCCACCGCGGTGAAACAGTTGCCGACCTTGCTAAATGCTATCCCCGCCGCGGCGGCCTGCCGAGCCACGAACTCATGCCCGTTGAGCATGATCTGCGCGCCAAACGGCGGATGCCCCGACATCTTGATCGTCACACGCCCCCAATCGGGGTCGATGATGTGAAACGAATAGTGGTTGACGTATTCGCGCCTCCTCTAGATGTTGACGATCCGGCCGGTGTTCGGTGAGCGTTTCACCTTCCACACCGGTGCCGGCGCCTTGGCCACCAGCACCAAAAACACCCCAATGCCGACCTCATGGGTGGCCAGGTACTCCTCGGCGATGCGATGCTTGCGTTCCCCTGCCTTGCAGAAGATCACCGGTACCGCGTTGGCTGCACCCCAGGCCTTGACCCGGCGCGCGCACCGGCCCGCCATCCGCATTAAATGGGTGTTGTCCAGCTCGGCGTCGCTGCCGCCGTGCAATCGTCGCCACCAGGTACGCAACCCGCCCGGGTCATACCCCAACGGGAAGAACGCGTTGAGCACGATCCGATCCACGCAGTCATAGCTGCCGGTCACCAAATCCGAATACCGCAGGCTGAACTCGTCCCCAGACACCCGCTCAACCTACGAAACCACCCGCCCGCGCGAGGTCAAACTGCCCGAAGGGCCACCGCCGCCGGGCGAAGTCCCGGCGGCGGCGTAGCGACCCTTGGCGACCCTTGGTCGCTAGGGACCCTTGGTCGCTAGGACCTTGAGGATTGTCTTGAGTTTCAGGCTGCTTTGGGTAGCAGTCTGGCGGCGTCGGTGCGTTGTGTGATGTGAGTATCGATGGTGCGCAATGCGTTTCGTAATGGCGGTGGTGCGGGTGGCTGGTCGGCGGCCATGAGGGGCGCCAGTAGACGGTTGTGCAGTTTGGTGTAGAAGATCGCAAACCGCAGCCCGTCGCCGGTGAGGCGGTAGAGGTTGCGGCCCGGGATTCGGGTGATCAGGCCGTTGACGCGTAACCGGGTGAGGTCGTAGCTGGCCTGGTTGGTGGTGTAGGCGGTGCCGTCGAGCAGTCCGGTCATCAAGGCACGCAGGCTCTTGTTGGTGATGCCGGTGACAGCGAGCATCGTCGTGCACAGGGCGCCGGCCAGGGCTTGGACCCCGAAGATCGCCGAACCGTAAGGCCGGGGTCTTCGCGCCATCCTCGGTGAGGGTCGGCCGCGCGATCCGCTCAAAGGCTGGACTCGCAAGGACGCAGCCCTGGCCGACACGCTCAGTATCGAGCAGGCGCCGATTGATTGCACGCGCGCGGGCCTGCAACTCATCGAGATGGACCAGGCGCCGCTGGCAGCGTAGGTCATCGGGTGAGTTGATCACGGTCTCGATCCGCAGCGCCCGCCCGCCTTTCAAATACTGCTTGATGCGTGAGCTCTTGTAGAACGCGTTGACGGTGACCTCGGTACCGCGAGTGACGACTTTCGTCTTGGGCACACAGTCGAGTTTCGGGGGCCGACCGCCTCGGCGGGGCCCGTAAAAGATCAGTTCCACGGTGTCGGGACGTCCGATGTCGAGGTTATCGGCGACCAGGGCTTCAAAGAATGAGCGGGCGTGGCGTGGGGCGTTGAAAACCAGGGTCCGTGACACCTCGACCTGGCGCATCGACAGTTCCCACCAGTAGCCCGCCGCCCGGTCGGCGTCAGTCAGCGGCAGCGGCAGCTGGCTCATCCAACGCTCGAAAAATACCTCGATGGCGCCTGGGCCCAGCCGGTCGCAGATGGCTTGCAGCGCGGCGGGATCCGCACAGGCGGCAAACCCGTTGGACAGCTCGTCAAACCCGATGCCGGCGTTGGCGGCCTGCCGTTTGGCGTACTCATGGCCGTTGAGCCACACCTTGATCGGGTACGGGAAGGATGTGCAAATCTTGATGAACGCCGGCCCGAAATCGATGTCCCAGACATAAAAATAAAAACACGTGACCCGCCGGTCTGCCTTGTAGAACGAAAACCACGGCACACCGTTGTTGCCGATGTGTTTTGCCGAGGCGAACACATTCTGGAACTCCTGGCCGATCCCGACTGCGACCACCCCGGAGCGGCCTGTACCCGCCTGTCCAACCAAATATGGGCGCATCACCTCAATCTTGCGGTCGTCCTTGCCGAACCTGACCACCGGGATGGTGTTGTCGGCAGCGAAGCGCTCGACCGCCCGGCGAAACGTGGTGCCCATCTTCTCGATGATCGCCGGCGACGGGATCGGATAACCCAGGTGCGCGGTCATAAACGACACCACCTGCCCGCCCACCTGCAGATTGGGCACATAGCCATTGAGACAGATCCGATCCATGCAGTCCAAATCCAGAACCACATGCCCATCAAGCACATCGTTGACCGTCACTGCCGCAGCCATGACCCTTAGCCTGCTCGGTCAAACCGGTCCTGACCAGCGACCAATCCCGGCGCGGCGCACGTGAGGGCAGGCTCGGACCGCTTCTCAACCGGCAGCTAACCGGCAACGAACCCACCCCACCTAACCGCCCACCTCGGCGGTCCGAGGCTGGCCTCGCTGGAAATCTGGTTGGGTGGGCCGTCTGCGCGCGTGTGGGATTTAGTTGCGCAGTGCGCGACGGTCGACGTGAAAAAAGGTGTAGCCACTGGTGAGCGTGCAGACGAGGGCCGCGACCGCAAGCATCTGGGACCCACTGACTACCAAGCTGATACCGCCGCCGGTCGCCGCGCCGGCGATGAAGCTGAACCACAGCAGGAAGTATCCAAGCCATTCCCTCGCGCTTGCGCCACTGAGGTGACGCTCGATTCCTTGACCCATCTTGACCAGCGTGCCCGTGACGTAGCTCAGCGGGATCGAGACCTCGCCGTTTTTGACAAAGGAGGTGTTTAACGCGCCGATCCCAAACGCGGCGAACAGCACCGGGACAAAGGAGACTTGATTGGTGGACCATCCGTCCACGGCGATATCGACGCCGGCGGCCACGAAGAGGCACAGGGCGGTCAGCACGGTCGGGCCATGCGGGTGCGCCAGCCACCAGTGCCGGCGACACAGCGATGCGGTCACGACACCACCGACAAAAGACGCCAACAACAACGCCGCCGCGATCGACAGCCACTGCTCATTGCGAAAGAGTCCCAATACGGCGCGCTCGCTATTACCCGTCATGAAGGTGACAAAGTAGCCCGCGGAGTGGGTAAACGCCGCCGCCCCGATTAATCCCGCCAACCCCGCCAGCACCCAAGACAACCGCGCTTCACGGCCGAAGATCGCACTATGCGCGGACGCCGGCGAAGCTGCCGCGGATTGCCGCACCGGGTCGCTCACCGCCGCTGCATCGACGGATGAGTCCAGCTCGGCCCAATCAACGACGGCGTCCCCGCAGCCTGTGCACGGGTGAACGGTCACCGCCCACTGTGGCCGCGCAAGCACCTGTGTATCGCAGCGCCCACACTGCGGGCGTGATTCCTTGTCCTGATCAAATCCGTGATCGGCCATAAAAATTAAAGTCCCCCTTCTCGTGCTTACAGATTGCCGCCGCTCGTCGCCCACAGAGCGAGCGCTGCTCATCGACGTTGAGTGACGCTCCCGGCCGACTTGTGCCCTGAGCGGCGGTCACGACCTGCGTTGAGCACCACGATGCCATGGTTGCGGTCGGTGCCTGTCTGTTATGTGCCGGTGGAGCGATGCGTCGGACCGTGCGGATCCTCGCAGTACGCACACCCGCCAGTCGCACCCTGCTTGCCGGTTCCAGACGTGGCGTGGTCAAGCTGCAACGTGGCGTGGGAGATGCCATGCTCGCGGGCCAGCAGCTGCGCCAAGTCATTTCGGGTGGCGTGGCAGTCGCGGGCCGCGGCGACAATCACGTGTGCCGACAGCGCCGGTGTCCCTGAGGTGATTTCCCACACGTGCAGGTCGTGAACCTCCACGACCGTGTCATGGGCGGCCATCGCCTGCCCGATCGCGCCCGGCTCAATACCCGCCGGGGCGGCCTCCAGGAAAACCAGGCTGGCCGCACGCACCAATCCGACACCGGCTCGAAGCATCAGCGCCACCACGATCAACGTGGCGATCGCGTCCGCACGCCCGAACCCGGTGACCACGATCACCACCCCGGCCACCGCAGTGGCGATGAATGCGAACAAGTCGTTGAGAATGTGCTGAAAAGCGCCCTCCACATTGAGACTGGCCCGGTTAGCCCGGCTGATCATCCACGTCGCCCCCAGGTTGACAACCACACCGACCAGCGCGGTGATCAGCACCAGCATGCCCGTGACCTGCGGCGGATGAATCAGCCTTTTGATCGCCTCGTAGGCCAACCATGCCGCCAACACCAGCAAGGTCACGCCGTTGGCCTGCGCGGACAAAATCTCCACGCGCCGCCACCCGTAGGTCATTCGCCCCGACGCCGGGCGCGCGGCCAGCCGAATCGCCCACAGCGCCAGCGCAATCGAGGCCGCATCGGTGAGCATGTGCGCCGCATCGGAAAGCAACGCCAAGGACCCCGCGACGAGACCCACCACCACCTCGCCCAGCATGAACGCGGCGATCACCGCCAGCGCACCGCTCAGCCAGCGGCGGTCAGCATCCGGCGACGCATGCCCATGCGTGTGGCTATGTCCGGCGCTCATCGCCGCACTCGCGCTGCCTGACCCATGCCCACAAACTATGCGTACATCGCGATATATGCAATCAGGATGTCTAGTATTCCGGCGCTGTTTACCATCCTCGTTCTTCAACATCCGCAGTCCTTGCCGCGCCACGATCGCAGACCTTGCCAGACGACAATGCCGGCGATGGCCAGCCCGATGGCAGGGTCCAACCACCACCCGCCGGGCCACCTGAGGGTGAGCGCCAGGCCAAGCAGAACTGCGGCAGCCTGGGCGGCGCACAGATAACTTTGGATGCCTTTGCCGACCGTGGCGCCCGAACCCAACCGTGCACCCAGTTTGTGCTGCGCACGGCCTAGGATCGGCATCTGCACCAATGCGGCCGCGGTCAACAAAACGCCGCCCAGCGTGGCATGCGATGCGTGCTCGTTGAGCAGATGGTGCATGGATTCAGCGGCGATGTAGGGGGCGCTGAGCCAAAACGTTACCGCCACACCGCGTTGCGCGCGAAGCTCGGCTGTTTCGGACAGGGCCCGCGCGCCGCTGAACCGCCAAATCACGATCAGGCTGGCCATCGCTTCAGGCACGCTTCCTAACGCCCATGCAGTCAAAGCGACGGATCCCGCGGCCACGCCCTGCCACAAGCCGACCGCCCCGTCGGCGACCACAAAAACCAGGCTGGCCCAGGCCAGCCCTCGCGCCCATCGCGCGGCCCGGTGCCACCGGGCATCGCGACGAGATGCCATCTGTGATACGCAAGTGGTTGCAGTACAACAGATGTCGTCGTCGATTGCCGGGGTGGCGGCTGAATC
The nucleotide sequence above comes from Mycobacterium pseudokansasii. Encoded proteins:
- the ctpC gene encoding manganese-exporting P-type ATPase CtpC encodes the protein MAVVDDTTVRILSDAAGRMRVHVPWVRSDSRRAVAVEETVDMQTGVRAVHAYPHTGSVVVWYSPKRCDRLAIVAAISAAKHVAAELIPARTPRSADVRNTEVLRLAIGGAALVLLGVRRYGFRRPPLLGPKAQLVATGATVFMGYPFFRGALRSGRVGTDTLVTVATVASMVLRENVVALTVLWLLNIGEYLQDLTLRRTRRAIADLLRGTADTAWIRANDGSEVQVPIDTLQIGDEIVVHDHVAIPVDGEVLDGEAVVDQSAITGETLPVSMVVGSRVHAGSVVVRGRLVVRAAAVGNETTIGRIISRVEEAQHDRAPIQTVGENFSRRFVPISFIVSAATLAFTGDIRRAMTMLLIACPCAVGLSTPTAISAAIGNGARRGILIKGGSHLEQAGRVNAIVFDKTGTLTIGRPVVTNVVAFQKDWQPEEVLAYAASSEIHSRHPLAEAVIRSTNERHIAIPPHEQCEVLVGLGMRTWADGRVLLLGSPSLLRAEKVRVSKKAAEWVSKLRRQAETPLLLAVDGTLVGLISLRDDIRPEAADVLNKLRSNGIQRIVMLTGDHPETAEVVAGELGIDEWRAEVLPEDKLQAVRQLQDEGYVVAMIGDGINDAPALATADIGIAMGLAGTDVAVETADVALANDNLHRLLDVPDLGARAVAVIRQNYGMSIAVNSVGLLMGAGGVLSPVLAAILHNASSVAVVTNSSRLIRYRLTNGQSATANGHSTTAPAPISRTVRRPNESIKSVG
- a CDS encoding DUF1490 family protein, which translates into the protein MFPHALAAKAAATVVTGLVGVSAYELLRKAAGAAPVRRATVAAAELGLRGTRRAEVAAESARLKVADVVAEARERIGEEASPPAAAADDDHDH
- a CDS encoding YoaK family protein → MFGREARLSWVLAGLAGLIGAAAFTHSAGYFVTFMTGNSERAVLGLFRNEQWLSIAAALLLASFVGGVVTASLCRRHWWLAHPHGPTVLTALCLFVAAGVDIAVDGWSTNQVSFVPVLFAAFGIGALNTSFVKNGEVSIPLSYVTGTLVKMGQGIERHLSGASAREWLGYFLLWFSFIAGAATGGGISLVVSGSQMLAVAALVCTLTSGYTFFHVDRRALRN
- a CDS encoding cation diffusion facilitator family transporter; this translates as MSAGHSHTHGHASPDADRRWLSGALAVIAAFMLGEVVVGLVAGSLALLSDAAHMLTDAASIALALWAIRLAARPASGRMTYGWRRVEILSAQANGVTLLVLAAWLAYEAIKRLIHPPQVTGMLVLITALVGVVVNLGATWMISRANRASLNVEGAFQHILNDLFAFIATAVAGVVIVVTGFGRADAIATLIVVALMLRAGVGLVRAASLVFLEAAPAGIEPGAIGQAMAAHDTVVEVHDLHVWEITSGTPALSAHVIVAAARDCHATRNDLAQLLAREHGISHATLQLDHATSGTGKQGATGGCAYCEDPHGPTHRSTGT
- a CDS encoding cation transporter translates to MASRRDARWHRAARWARGLAWASLVFVVADGAVGLWQGVAAGSVALTAWALGSVPEAMASLIVIWRFSGARALSETAELRAQRGVAVTFWLSAPYIAAESMHHLLNEHASHATLGGVLLTAAALVQMPILGRAQHKLGARLGSGATVGKGIQSYLCAAQAAAVLLGLALTLRWPGGWWLDPAIGLAIAGIVVWQGLRSWRGKDCGC